The genomic region TTTGCAGTCCTTTAGACTCACAAGAAGTTGCAAAGATTAGCACAGAGCTTTCCCATGTACCCTTCACCCAGCTCCCTGCCATGGATACCATCTTAGCCTTCCTGGCACCATGTGCcttcgtgcatgctcagtcctgtccgattctttgtgaccccctggactgtagcccgccaggctcctttgtccatagggtttcccaggcaagaatactgagtgggtttccattttcttctccaggggatctccccgacccagagattgaacctgcgtctcctgcactggcaggcagggtttttgttttttgtttttaccactgagccaccagggaagccccagcatacTCCCAATAACCAGGAAATTGATTCTCATAAGATTCTGTTAACTCAGGTACAGATCTTATTCAGAGTTCACCAGAACAAAAGTGACTATTTAAGCTCACTGAATTTAAATCAATTTCCATTTAAATAGCCACCCATGTCTAGTTGCTGCCATCCTGGACAGTGCAAGTCTAAGGCCGGAAGGCATGAGGGGTGCCGGGCAGTGGCTGTGACATTTGAAGAATTGTTGTACATGCCCATGTGAGCCACTTAATATTCTTGAGAAGGACTTTGCAGAGGACCTTtaacagagctttttttttttttttttttccctttcaaagccaagaggaaagtttataaatCTCATTCCAGGGAAGAAAGTACACACATTGAAACCCAACACACTGGTATTATGTGGTGTAAATGTGCATGGTAATAACTTTGACCAAATCACAGCTGCTCCCAGGTGTATCCTGTTAGGTGGCCCTTTGGCTGTTTCGGCTTTCCTTATAACTAAAACATCAATGTGGTAATGAAGTCATGTGGTCATCTTGTGTCTTCCCATGCATAAAAAAGCACTGAATTCCTTCACTTggaatatctggttttccttaattaataataatcatttgatgttctgactacctgccctttgttgcaaaacctCTGTCTGACCTGGGTTATCcccttgcctcctcagagcagttctctcagggtcatttgagatgctgcctcccaggcttgaagtcctaagaattcccaccaaataaaacataaatgtcaACTTTTAGGtggtgactatttttttttaagtcgacaATGCAATTGTCTGTATAGTACTGTGCCGTAATAGAtctataatacttttcacacaaataatacatagaaaCCAGAcactaaaaatacagaaaacatttttaatcttagagAACCTCAAAAAGTACAGTAGTGGAGTAcagcagctggcatacaggggctggcaccGAGTGAACAAGACAGAAGAATCACTAACGGGAGGAGAGAGACATGGTGGGGAATGGCAGAGCCGAAgggtcatcagcaataggagacagagggcaagccACAAATTCACCCACTCCTGACGTTGATGGCACAgattctggttccttgctggattccaTTTTATCTACTCCCGTGAAGAAACGATCCAGTGATGTCTGGTtcgtagctcttttttttttttttttttttctcctcatagATGACATGGTAGTactggattgcattctgaacAGCTGCCGCAACCTCCCTGTACCATTCTCCATTCAGGTCCCGTGCTTCAAAACATGAACAGTGCCTCCTGGAATGAAGAAAATCCCCTTGCCCTTTCCTGCATCGTGAATCTCTTCGGTTCTTCAGTGagttcttcttcctcttgtctctcgTTGTCCTTTCTCTGGGCTTCTGATTCCATCAGATCTTCATCAGTTTCATTAGTAAGCTCCTCGTTGCACACCAGAGAGTTCAATGAAGTCATCCTCTTGTAGATCTGGCTTGAAATAAAGGTACGGTACCACAGAACTCTACGTAGTACTGTCCAGTAAAGGACGCAAAACACAACCACTTACAGAGAATGTGTGGAGGAGACAATGTACTCCAGCTATGTGAACTAACTTATGTGATTGGACATGATTGCAAACAACATCCACATCTTGGAGAGTTCACAGCCTGCAGatttcgtatgtaggggacttactgaaTTCCCAGAGTTAGTTGAGTGAGTTAGTAGCCACATTTTCAATAGAGCAAAATCAAGCAGATAAAGTTAGTTTTAATCACATTGTATAACACATTTTGACTCAAAATATTGTAAACAAGTAGTATGGAAATTATTAATTTCATATTGATGTGCTCTTTTTCATTATAAGACTTCCAatctgtatgtattttttaatggaaaacttGTCTGAATTCATATCAGCCCCATTTCAGAGTTCAAGAGccacacagcattttttttttccttctgtaaattATAGAGACTCTTTGGTTGTCACAGGAAGTTGTGGATATGAGACCATCTATTGAATATCTTTCAAGAAAAGATGATTCTCAGCTTGGAGAGGGAAGAAGTCAATTTGGAAGTAATCTTACTGTTTTTCAGCAGCACAAAAGGGCAGATGGTTGGGTAGCAGGATGAAAATATCCCAGTAATTCTCTTCAGTCTTGAATCTTTCTCAGGTTTATGAAACAAATAGAAGACAATGAAGTTGTTTGAgcaatggaagaaaacaaagcaacttACCAGCAAAAGAATAGTGTGGGTGGCTTTGATTTCAGGAGATGACTGGGGAGAGAGGCTGGGGCTGTGAATGTGCTGGGCCCTTTGGCGGTGTTTGTAGAGGAGATTCACGGTGTAGAGACTGGACCACATCATGAGGATCACAAAGAGGAGATCTCGAATTATTACGACACTTCCAAATGCAACCGAATGATTCTGTCTCAACTGATTCGTTTGGCAGTGTAGTGTCGAATACTCCAAACCAACAATCGTGACATTGTGATTGGCTTCTACAGTTTCAATGATGTAGCTATAGATGAGCATGTTGGTGatccagaagaaaaggaaagaggagtaAATGCACGTAGAGAGTTTAGATCTAAGCCACGCCCACCTCGAATGAACAGGACTGATAGTGATGGCTTGGTACCCACTCAGGAGAGCAGTGGTACAGATGGAAAGACCCCGGGTAACTCTATATATGTACAAAGTGGCCTTACAGCCAACATCATCCAGAAAATG from Bubalus bubalis isolate 160015118507 breed Murrah chromosome 18, NDDB_SH_1, whole genome shotgun sequence harbors:
- the LOC102390353 gene encoding vomeronasal type-1 receptor 2-like, with the translated sequence MFPSEVIWGLFFIFQISIGFMGNSLLFMLCVCIFLDKNHLKKPIDLICIHLTAVNALTILFKLIPDIVSSFGVKHFLDDVGCKATLYIYRVTRGLSICTTALLSGYQAITISPVHSRWAWLRSKLSTCIYSSFLFFWITNMLIYSYIIETVEANHNVTIVGLEYSTLHCQTNQLRQNHSVAFGSVVIIRDLLFVILMMWSSLYTVNLLYKHRQRAQHIHSPSLSPQSSPEIKATHTILLLVSCFVFFHCSNNFIVFYLFHKPEKDSRLKRITGIFSSCYPTICPFVLLKNSKITSKLTSSLSKLRIIFS